One Glycine max cultivar Williams 82 chromosome 4, Glycine_max_v4.0, whole genome shotgun sequence DNA segment encodes these proteins:
- the LBD17 gene encoding LOB domain-containing protein 36, with translation MSSSNSPCAACKIQRRKCTQECVFAPYFPPDNPQRFAYVHKVFGASNVAKLLNELNAAQREDAIKSLAYEAEARLRDPVYGCVGLISILQHRLKQLQSELHRAKKELASYVGPQAMLPPPPPPPLLPPQSPRTFSLFPFKTAPTNQQDLFGFHDDGGASASHGVLNHHLALFSPSPAVDHAFSHPPMHSLALPHHSHLTRSPMQPRHQTDPA, from the exons ATGTCGTCGTCGAATTCGCCGTGTGCGGCGTGCAAGATTCAGCGTCGGAAGTGCACGCAGGAGTGTGTTTTCGCGCCGTATTTTCCGCCGGACAATCCGCAGCGGTTCGCGTACGTGCACAAGGTGTTCGGGGCGAGCAACGTGGCCAAGCTACTCAACGAGCTTAACGCGGCGCAGCGCGAAGACGCGATTAAGTCCTTAGCATACGAGGCAGAAGCGCGTTTGCGGGACCCGGTGTATGGCTGCGTGGGTCTGATCTCCATCCTCCAGCACAGACTCAAACAGCTGCAGAGCGAACTCCACCGCGCCAAAAAGGAACTCGCTTCCTACGTCGGACCCCAGGCCATGCTTCCTCCTCCGCCTCCTCCCCCTCTGCTGCCACCACAGTCACCCCGCACTTTCTCGCTTTTCCCTTTCAAAACCGCACCCACCAATCAGCAGGATCTTTTCGGCTTCCACGACGATGGCGGTGCTTCGGCTTCCCACGGTGTATTGAACCACCACCTCGCCTTATTCTCGCCTTCCCCCGCAGTTGATCACGCGTTTTCTCACCCGCCGATGCACTCTCTTGCACTTCCGCATCACTCACACCTTACGCGTTCCCCTATGCAACCCAGGCACCAAACTGATCCGG CTTAG